The DNA sequence TAAAAAGTTCAAACGCCTAACCCCGCGCGCCAAAGTCCGTACTTTTGAGTTACAATGGCACCCAGACCGTCCGCGTCGCGGGGGCCGCCGACATGGGTTTACAGATCTTATTTACCGTTTTGCTGGTGTTGGCAAACGGGTTTTTCGTGGCTGCCGAGTTTGCGCTGGTCAAGGTACGCTTGTCGCAGCTCGAATTGAAGGCGCAGGAGGGCAACCGCCTGGCGCGCTTGGCCGAGAGCATGTTGCGTAACCTCGACGCTTACCTGTCGGCCACGCAGTTGGGCATCACCCTAGCCTCGCTGGCCCTGGGCTGGGTAGGCGAGAGCGTAGTGGCCGCGGCCATCCTGGGCCTCATGCACCGCTTGCAGCTGAACGTGACGCCCGAGTTGGCCCATTCCATTGCCATCCCCGTTTCCTTCGCCACCATTACCGTCTTGCACATCGTCATCGGCGAGCAGGCCCCCAAGGTATTGGCCATTCAGCGCTCCGAAGCCACTACGCTGGTCATCGCCGCGCCGCTGCGGGCATTCTACCTCATCACATTTCCGGCTATCTGGCTACTCAATAAACTGTCTAACATGCTCTTGGGTGCGTTCGGAGTAAAATCGACGCATGGCACCGAGGTGCACACGGCCGAGGAGCTGCGCCTGTTGCTCGACCAGGGTAAGCAGAGCGGCGAAATTGAAGATTCGGAGCACGAGCTGATCGAGAACGTGTTCGAGTTCAACGACCGCATGGTGAAGCAGATTATGGTGCCGCGCACCAAGCTGGCGGCGCTCGACGTGCACGCCTCGGAAGACCAGATTTTGGAAACGGTGTTCAGCGAAGGCTACTCGCGCCTACCGGTGTACGAAGGCAACATCGACAACATTGTGGGCATCCTGAACGTGAAGGACCTGCTGCCCATCATCCGGCGCAACGAGCCGGTAGAGCTGGCCCGCATTATGCGCGCGCCTTACTTCGTGCCCGAAACCAAGAAAATCAACCGCTTGCTGCGCAGTTTTCAGCGCAAGCACACGGTCATGGCCGTCGTGAGCGACGAGTTCGGCGGCGTGTCGGGCATTGTTACCATTGAGGACATCATGGAGGAACTAGTAGGCGAAATCCAGGACGAATACGACAACGAGGTGCCCGTGGTGGAGAAAGTAGCGGCCGACGAATACCGCGTGGCCGCCGCCACGTCCATCTCCGACGCCAACGAGTACCTACCCTTCCCGCTGCCCGAAAGCGAGGATTACGAAACCGTGGGCGGCCTGCTGAACGTGGTGTACGGCAGCATCCCCGAGGTGGGCGACGTGGCCGTGCTCGACCCCTACGAGTTTCGGGTATTGGAGCGCTCGCGCCGCGTCATCGATCTGGTGCAGCTGCGCGTGGTGCGCGCCGAAGAAAAAGCCGAACCCCGCACCGACCTGAGCGCCGAGATTTAAACCGTCTTTCTCAAGGCTTCAAGCCACAAACAGGGCCCCAGCATTCGTGAATGCTGGGGCCCTGTTTGTGGCTTGAAGAAATTGCTGGGTGGTTCTACAGC is a window from the Hymenobacter nivis genome containing:
- a CDS encoding hemolysin family protein produces the protein MLANGFFVAAEFALVKVRLSQLELKAQEGNRLARLAESMLRNLDAYLSATQLGITLASLALGWVGESVVAAAILGLMHRLQLNVTPELAHSIAIPVSFATITVLHIVIGEQAPKVLAIQRSEATTLVIAAPLRAFYLITFPAIWLLNKLSNMLLGAFGVKSTHGTEVHTAEELRLLLDQGKQSGEIEDSEHELIENVFEFNDRMVKQIMVPRTKLAALDVHASEDQILETVFSEGYSRLPVYEGNIDNIVGILNVKDLLPIIRRNEPVELARIMRAPYFVPETKKINRLLRSFQRKHTVMAVVSDEFGGVSGIVTIEDIMEELVGEIQDEYDNEVPVVEKVAADEYRVAAATSISDANEYLPFPLPESEDYETVGGLLNVVYGSIPEVGDVAVLDPYEFRVLERSRRVIDLVQLRVVRAEEKAEPRTDLSAEI